The Panicum hallii strain FIL2 chromosome 9, PHallii_v3.1, whole genome shotgun sequence genome has a window encoding:
- the LOC112876166 gene encoding inositol-3-phosphate synthase: MFIESFRVESPNVRYGPSEIESEYRYDTTELVHEGKDGASRWVVRPKSVKYNFRTSTAVPKLGVMLVGWGGNNGSTLTAGVIANREGISWATKDKVQQANYFGSLTQASTIRVGSYNGEEIHAPFKSLLPMVNPDDIVFGGWDISNMNLADAMTRAKVLDIDLQKQLRPYMESMVPLPGIYDPDFIAANQGSRANNVIKGTKKEQVDQIIKDIREFKEKNKVDKVVVLWTANTERYSSVCAGLNDTVENLLASVDKNEAEISPSTLYAIACVMEGVPFINGSPQNTFVPGLIDLAIKNNCLIGGDDFKSGQTKMKSVLVDFLVGAGIKPTSIVSYNHLGNNDGMNLSAPQTFRSKEISKSNVVDDMVSSNAILYEPGEHPDHVVVIKYVPYVGDSKRAMDEYTSEIFMGGKNTIVLHNTCEDSLLAAPIILDLVLLAELSTRIQLKAEGEEKFHSFHPVATILSYLTKAPLVPPGTPVVNALAKQRAMLENIMRACVGLAPENNMILEYK; the protein is encoded by the exons ATGTTCATCGAGAGCTTCCGCGTGGAGAGCCCGAACGTGCGGTACGGCCCGTCGGAGATCGAGTCGGAGTACCGGTACGACACGACGGAGCTGGTGCACGAGGGCAAGGACGGCGCCTCCCGCTGGGTCGTCCGCCCCAAGTCCGTCAAGTACAACTTCCGGACCAGCACCGCCGTCCCCAAGCTCGG GGTGATGCTCGTGGGGTGGGGCGGCAACAACGGGTCCACGCTGACGGCTGGGGTCATCGCCAACAGGGA GGGGATCTCATGGGCGACCAAGGACAAGGTGCAGCAGGCCAACTACTTCGGCTCCCTCACCCAGGCCTCCACCATCAGGGTCGGCAGCTACAACGGGGAGGAGATCCACGCGCCGTTCAAGAGCCTCCTGCCCATG GTGAACCCTGATGACATTGTGTTCGGAGGCTGGGACATCAGCAACATGAACCTGGCCGATGCCATGACCAGGGCCAAGGTGCTGGACATTGACCTGCAGAAGCAGCTCAGGCCCTACATGGAGTCCATGGTGCCACTTCCCGGCATCTATGATCCGGACTTCATCGCAGCTAACCAGGGTTCTCGCGCCAACAATGTCATCAAGGGCACCAAGAAAGAGCAGGTTGACCAGATCATCAAGGACATCAG GGAGTTCAAGGAGAAGAACAAGGTGGACAAGGTAGTTGTGCTGTGGACTGCAAACACTGAAAGGTACAGCAGTGTCTGTGCTGGTCTCAACGACACAGTGGAGAACCTCCTGGCATCTGTAGACAAGAACGAGGCAGAGATCTCACCGTCGACGTTATATGCCATTGCCTGTGTCATGGAGGGTGTACCGTTCATCAATGGAAGCCCCCAGAACACCTTTGTGCCTG GGCTGATTGACCTTGCTATCAAGAACAACTGCTTGATTGGAGGTGATGATTTCAAGAGTGGACAGACCAAGATGAAGTCTGTTTTGGTTGATTTCCTTGTTGGCGCTGGAATTAAG CCCACCTCAATTGTGAGCTACAACCACTTGGGAAACAACGATGGCATGAACCTGTCGGCCCCTCAAACATTCCGGTCCAAGGAGATCTCCAAGAGCAATGTGGTGGATGACATGGTCTCAAGCAACGCTATCCTTTATGAGCCCGGCGAGCATCCTGATCACGTTGTCGTGATCAAG TATGTGCCGTACGTTGGGGACAGCAAGAGAGCCATGGATGAGTACACCTCTGAGATCTTCATGGGCGGCAAGAACACCATCGTTCTGCACAACACCTGCGAGGACTCGCTCCTCGCCGCACCAATCATTCTCGATCTGGTGCTCCTGGCTGAGCTCAGCACCAGGATCCAGCTGAAAGCTGAGGGAGAG GAGAAGTTCCACTCCTTCCACCCAGTGGCCACCATCCTGAGCTACCTCACCAAGGCACCCCTG GTTCCCCCCGGCACGCCGGTGGTGAACGCCCTGGCGAAGCAGAGGGCGATGCTGGAGAACATCATGAGGGCCTGCGTTGGGCTGGCCCCCGAGAACAACATGATCCTGGAGTACAAGTGA
- the LOC112873396 gene encoding predicted GPI-anchored protein 58: MPMRLHKSFAVLALVLCATATGVESNSIINLKTYICVFVPVAAADVFTSVVHSAVRAFHFHHRRAVSGEAAAAAAHPAAGPSISPVQPTPAPGAQPPSSSSPVAAPVPSVSQQPAPSPLVPATPPPAPVMQALTPVAAPAPAPSTPAPWPAIPAPPTPAPAAEAPVIQSPGPPGKP, translated from the exons ATGCCTATGCGGCTGCACAAGAGCTTCGCCGTCCTGGCGTTGGTGCTCTGTGCCACGGCCACCGGTGTCGAATCAA aTTCCATCATCAATCTCAAGACTTACATCTGTGTGTTTGTCCCCGTTGCTGCTGCAGATGTTTTCACCTCCGTGGTGCATTCCGCCGTAAGGGCGTTTCACTTCCACCATCGCCGCGCCGTgtcgggcgaggcggcggccgctgccgcgcatcccgccgccggcccgTCGATCTCGCCCGTGCAGCCGACGCCCGCGCCGGGCGCGCAGCCGCCTTCTAGCTCTAGCCCCGTCGCGGCGCCGGTGCCGTCGGTCTCGCAGCAGCCGGCTCCGTCTCCGCTCGTGCCGGCCACCCCGCCACCGGCGCCGGTGATGCAGGCGCTCACCCCCGTGGCGGCACCCGCGCCTGCCccgagcacgccggcgccgtggCCCGCAATTCCAGCGCCGCCGACGCCCG CTCCAGCAGCAGAAGCCCCCGTGATTCAATCTCCAGGGCCACCTGGTAAGCCGTGA